AAGTTTTTGGTGGATCGGAATACTAATAATGCTCTTCATGTTCAAGTTACCATTGGGACTCTTATTTTTCAGGTATCTTTCTTGTTGATGTTAAATGGTAACTTGTTAGATTTTCATAAAGTAATGTCTAAGGATTGACTTGTCTGTTTATTGGTCCTTGTTCAACATGTGTATATCCAGGATTGCACTGTGGGTTTACTATTTGCCCTGCTTCCAGTTTTGGGTGGCAGCAGTGGTCTTCTACAAGGATTTATTTCAATGGGAAAACTGTAAGTCTCTTCGTATGCAATCCTTTCTCTGGTTCCTTTGTATCATTTCATAAAACGCCTTTCTGATTAATGATCAAGAACTATTTGTTCTGTTAATCAGTTAATGCAAGCTAATTGACTCTAATAATGCTGCTATATTTCTGTACTAGTTTCCACTTTCGAGAGTTCTTGAAGGCCTAAACTTAAGGGCACAATTTTTTCCATACAAGTTCTCATCCAAATAAACTTTAATATACCAACTCTAACATATATTTAACACTATCTTCTAAAGTGGATAAATGACACCAGTGTAACAACTGTAATTTGTGGGAAAACTGTATCGAGCAGAAAATTTTACTTGTGAACTTGAGGAAACACTGAAATGTTGATGTATCTTGCAAAATTCTACGTCACAAGTTTTAGTGAGATATAGGGTTCATAATGGTTTTCAGGCCCTCTTTTTAGgggttttgtttgttttgtgtgtgtgtgtgtgtgggggggggggggggggggggggtggaTATGATCATTTATATTATTGAATATATCTAATTGTTTTTTGTTTATAACTTCAGGATGCTAATGCTGTCCTTGTATCTTACTGCTACTTCTGTCGTGTCTTGGTCATTTGTTCCTCGCTTTCTTAAACTGATGATGCAGCTCTCATCTCAGGTAAGGGTAATTCATATTTGTTTCAGAGTTTTACTTCCACTTTCTTGCCTCCGATAGCAATTTTCATGAGCTTCCTTTCCTTTCCAGACAAATGAACTTTATCAGCTAGCTGCTGTTGCTTTCTGCTTACTCTCTGCATGGGTAAGAAAACCGTATACTAAGTTTTCCTTTAGTTATGTGCCATTCCATATTGCTTTTCCAAAACAATTCAAAGCCTAATGGCCTTGTCTACATCTGTGTTATATGCAGTTTGGTGGATTAAACAATTAGTTATGATGCTGTGCATTTTGTTAACTTTATTTAATATCTTTCCAGTGCAGTGATAAGCTCGGCCTTAGTCTTGAGCTGGGTTCATTTATGGCTGGTGTGATGGTTTCTACAACAGATTTTGCTCAACATACTTTGGACCAGGTATCATTCTCgtgtttatttactttttctaaTTGTGAAGTTCATTGCAGTTGTCTGATTATGCTTTCATATTATATATAGGTGGAACCAATTCGAAACCTATTTGCAGCTCTTTTTCTCTCGAGTATCGGAATGCTTATACATGTGCAATTTCTTTGGAACCATGTTGATATCTTGCTGGCATCTGTTATTCTGGTTATAGTCGTTAAGACAGCCGTTGTTGCAATAGTTACAAAGGCATTTGGATATAGCATTAGAACATCATTTCTTGTAAGTTAACATTGTCAACTTCCATATCCTCTATTGGTTAACTATAATTACTTAAATACCATGATATGCTGAACACTGAATAGCTGTCTTAATGACAACGCAGGTTGGTATTTCGCTTGCTCAGATTGGAGAATTCGCTTTTGTTCTCCTCAGTCGTGCTTCAAATCTCAATCTTGTTGAGGTGTCTGCGCTCTCTCTCCTATGCTTTCTTCCCCTCTCATAAAtgtcctctctctctctctctctctctctctctctctctctctctctgaccACTGACTACAATATTTCAGGGGAAAATGTATCTTCTTCTTCTGGGAACGACGGCTTTCAGTCTGGTAAATTTCATTTGCACCTAGAAGCTCCATACTAATCTTCCTTTTACAAGTTTATACTTATTGTTAAAATGCCTTTCAGGTTACCACCCCACTACTTTTTAAGTTGATACCTCTTGTCATGAATCTCGGTGTTCTCATGCGCTGGTTCCCCTCCGAAAATACCACACCGAACGAGGTTttctctctctctgtctctctctctctctctctcacacacacacacacatatttAGACCTTGGTGTTGCTAACGAATATAATCCGTTTTCAACCCTTAACAGGCAAAAGCTTCAATGAGCGAAACAGACAGAATGTTGTGACTAGTGGctcatctctttttcattgACCTTAAATAATGTATTGGAGGCAAGCATCTATTCTTTGGTGACTAATGAAATCAGGATTTCAATGTGTTACCCCTCAAGAGCTCCATGATATGATAAGCTTCACAGACAAACCATTATATTCACTTCCACTAAAACACAGTGGAAGAAGATTTGATGTACATAGGAATATAAATTTTGTATTCTTTGAGGAAGATGTATATAGGTAATCACAGGCCAGTCTTGTTTGTTGCTTACACTGATCTGCTTACATCATACCCTGGTTAGCCTATATTTGCTGCCATGAATTGCTGCAGCTGAAATGATTCAACAAATTGTTTAGAAAAGAATTCAGCCTGTAACTTTTTTCTGTTTGAAGGTTGTTCTGTAACATGTAAGACCCGAATGAAGATCTTGGTTAATAGTTACCGACCATTATTTCAAATTATTGGTGCTGTAGTTTAGCTAGGGTTTTGGTCATTAGGGTCTTGTAAAACAATCCAACTATGCATACACCCTTTATTATAGacattatttttatactaatattttattaacaatcaacatgtatttgtttttttttttggttaactGAAAAACAATCTAAATATACAATTGATTAATAACAATCGTATTTTTATACAGGTGTCGAAAGTGTTTGGTGTTCTAATACCTTTGATGACATAAGATTTTTACTTTTCCAGTGCTTTTTTTTAAAGTGTAAAAATGGAATGCTGCAGCACGTTGGAAAAAGAAGTCAAGAATTTCTATGAAATGACACTCAATTAAGACTCTAATAAACAacaaataatatgaaaaatattgTACTTAATTTGTACTTGTATACCAGTTCCTTGCATGCCGTTTAACTAACTGCAACATAATTAACTTCCATTCTGAATTTGTGGTTCCTATACTTTGACAATTACAGTTTTACATAACTCATGTAAGTTGTGATGCTAACTATTTTCTGTTATATTGTTCATTTGTGCTCATATTAGATATTAGTATTACAAACACACTGCTTATAATAGTGCAAAGTAAACATAAAATCAAGACATTCTGTCTATGTTCGCTCTACACTCCGCACCCAAACGTTAACTAATCTTTTTTATTCGGTGACAAATACAAATTGACACATATTATCAACTGTTTCTTTGGTATTAGAAGGAGCAAAAGTATCAACTGCTTATCAAATTGACACATTATCAACTGTTATAACTGTAAAAAGTATCATTGATGTGAACGTATCAATCGACctagtttgttttttttttttttggggggggggggggtggtTATCTTCAACCATACGGCATCCAATTTGTAGGCCATATATTACAAAATCGTAGGCAAAATGTTGTCATTTTAATTGTCTCCATACTCTCACATGCCACATACACCACCATTTTTGTGTCTATATTGTTATATGCCCAACCCTGTTGACTATTAACAAGTAATATCCACCATCTATTTCACATTATTTTAGACTTTTCCACTATTACACTTTACATTTTAATTTAGATGGTTAGAGACTTGAGTATTGTATGTGCCAAAATGTACCACATTACCCTTTTATGTGTCTTGTTTTTTGTTTTGGCTTTTCAAGTTTCTTTATACATAAATTTAACTATTAAAAAAGAAATGGACAAGTTACAAAAATTTCAATATGATCTCATTGTATTACAATGCATTGCATGTATTAGGCTGCAATACATCATGGAAGTCTATCCCTCTCTAAACAATCTCATCCAGTAGTAATACTATCCTTTGTTAATTACTACTGGTTAACAAATAAGGGCCCCATTGGAATTGTTCTTCCAATATTACTTACAATTGAAGTTTCCATCATAGAGGggatatatatttttgtaacttTAGCAAATGTTTCAAGAGAATTTAAGCATCAATCAGGAGAACCAACACCACATTTTCATCTAATGTCCGAGTTCCTGTGTCAAAGACAAGATTATTGTGAAATTCACATAGTATCTAGCTTACCAAAGGATGCAACTACAAAACAAACTAATGCAAAGTAAGTTTAGATTTAATTTGGTTCTACTTACCACCATATAGGCCTGCTGCGTTATGAGGACGCATCGATACTGCTTTCCACAGGTTGCTTCTTTGGCCGGTTTCTTGTACTAGTTAAATGTCAAGATACAATAAGAGACTTGCATATAAACAAAACTGTTATTAAAATCAAGACTAGGTATAGAATTGAGCAGGTAACTAATTGCATACCTCGTATTCTTGGTGCAAGGATCCAGGTCTATTCTCCTTCAAGCCCTGCAATATAACAATAGGAATCACCATGCCTTTACCCACTCAAAAGAATCTTAAGTTGTTATATGAGTGCTAAGATAGCTGAACCTAGGAAATCGGCTGCACCTTAGATGGCAGTTTTGCAGGTTTTTTCACATCAGAAACCAGGGACAGCTGCAAATCAGACTCAAATATTAGCTAAATATGTACCAATGAAAGTATGGATCATATTAACATTGGAGAAATGGAATACAGTTTGTAAGTACCTTGCTAAGTAAATCTATAGGTGGTTCATAATTAAGTCTCTTGTCATTTGGTTCCTATAAAAACAATACAAAGAAAAAGGGGGTAGGAATTCAAATAAGAAACATAAGCAGAATGATTCATTCACATCTCAAATACAAGCATAAGATTAGTACATTACCAGTGGATATACTTTGATACTTCGGAAGACACCTCTTTCACCTTTGTTCGATCGTTGCTAATAAAAGCACCACACCCagttataatcaatcaatttattttactaacaaataaaacatgaaaaattgaaCCTATTCTAAAATCAGTTTTACAAACCGCATCCTCAGGCTTTCCTTTGGGTTTGTTAGTCATTCCACATTTCTCCTGCCTTGAGCCATCGCTAGGGTTTGTCCTAGAAGAGTAATATAACCAGATAACAGATTATAATTGCTCACTTATATGCAAAGATAATGCATGAATTAGCCGCATATCGTATCTGTAATTGTAATACTAATATTCTACCATGCAATTCTAAATGTTTATACCTTCGGTGTTCCCTTGTATTGGTGTTAGAACTTCTATTCAAAACTCCCTCACCCTACAATAGAGAAGCCATTAACCTTATTTGTTGGGCAAAAAGAGTTGCTTGAACATACTAACTAATTCATCCTACTTTAGTGAAGTAGAAGCAGAAGCAGATAGTTCAAAGGCTACAATTACTAAAGCATATTTCTAGGGGACTAGCATTGCTGGCAGTTTGTTGTATTACCTACTGTGATGTTTCGGGAAGAAAGTAAAATTTGGAACAATTATGAGTTCCTTCATtgcatttaattaaaaataatgaatcGGAAAGCATACAACagcatttttcaaaagaaaatattacatTAGCTTCTTTTGCTCGCtgtgttttcttattttgtacGGATTGTGCTGGAGCCTGCAAAATCTGGTAtgtccaaaaaaattataattgacaAAACAGCTATATACGCAAATTGACTATGATTAAGCACTTGTGATTTATTCAAGAAGTATAAACTGAAGGTACCTACCTTTTTATTCAAGGGACGTGCTATAAGTGACGATTTTGTATTTTCACGGGATTCAGCATCAGTTATTTGCCTATTAAAAAGCCACATCACCCAACAATTCAGCATGTATTTCGAAACCATTGGATACTATAATCTGAgtgtagtagtagtagtagtagttgGTATACTTGTGTCTTTGTGCCCTCACGGCTGTTTCCAGAACTGGTTCTTTAGGAATAGTTGCTTTCGGTCTAGAAGCTGCACTCACTCCAGAAGGATCTTTCTGCACCACAGTTCAAAATCACACATAAATTGATCTTGTATACTGAACTGTTAAGTATTGCACAACCGAATATTATACATGATGAAAAACTGGTTACCTCGGTTTTCTTATGTGCAAAAAGTGCTTGATGTTTCAGATGAGCAGCCTGTTgcaataataaataattaagtctaacatcaacaacaataatgtggacttttttattttctatatttttttatgacaGAAACTTGCTCAATCTAGCAGTTCAGCCGAAAATAGTCCACTGAAATTATTTGCATGCTATTGTTCTAGCATTTTAAGAAACAAGGAAATCTAATtttttgattatttatttatttttttaaaattgatgaacATTGAAAACCATATTTGAGAGAAATGCAAACCTGAAACTAAAGGCAACATCAATGTTCTGATTTTGTTAGGAGACATGGTACATATAATTTTTAAACATCAAGTTATTTGAAATTGGAAGGATATATAAATAACTAGGCACCAAATATTCAGATAAACTTAGATACCTTTTTTATGTAACCGGCTTCAAGCTTCTGTCTCTTGGATAATAGGCTATCATTTGGAGAAGAATCCTGACTCTTAATCCTGCTTAGTTTAAGGGAAAAAAGACTAAGAATTAAAGGTGAAAAAAGGAAGACAAGTTAACCACAATCTTACAACGCaggaaagaaaacaaaaatagacaTAGTAATAATCATATAGTAAGATATAACTGATGGACCTGCAAGATTGATTGCATGTAACTTCAGTAACATTCTTCTGCTTGGCCAAATTACTTGCTGTTGGCTTCATGAAAGATGAAACTTTCGATTTCGATGATCCACTTGAATTGCTGCTGGTAGGCCTTGTTTCTGAAAACAAGCATGTATTCAGTTACAATTGCAATCGCAAAACCAAATGCTAAACACTTatgggaaaagaaaaagagaacaattaagataggaaaagtctaggggcccagcaattttattgcattttggccagcatgtaaccagcagaaaAAGGTGagtcattggatgaaatctcacattatcaaatcatcattgatggctagttgatggctaccaatcacaaatgttgctggccccctagcattgctcatTAAGATATTCTTGATGTTGATCAAGAATCAGAAATTATCAATTACCAATCTATatgcaataaaagaaaataattttccAGATTCAGtgtgccaatttcaaccacgtTTATGGATTGCATGAAAATCCGgtaaattgtgaaattgcaAAAAACAAAAGAGGGGAAAAGAACTGTACCTTTGCCATTATTGGCTGGAGCTTTTGAAACATCTGCACAGGGGTTTCTCCATTTAAACTTCAGCAAAAATGCTACAAAACAACGAAAAATTTctattatattcaaaattttctttctGAAACATACAATTTgcaatgaaaatagaaaaaatctACGAAACAAAAACATCACGATTCACAAAAAAGGATCATATTCAATGAAATCCTTACGTGAAGGTTCATGGCTCTGAGCGGTTTCGAACCACTGCTCTGCTTCAGCATCATCAAAAAGCGTCTCGGGACGTAAGAAATCGCAGAATTGAGGAGCATCAAACTCGTAAACGGGATCGATTTCATCCTCTTCTAGGCACGCGTATTCGACCTCGATCTCCTCGAACTCCTCAAACTCTTCTTCCATCATTCTCTCTCTCTGTTTCAGAGGCTAGTAGCTACAATTTCCGTGTTTTCCGCAATGGAATCTCCGTTTTCTCACCGTAATTGAAGAAGACGAAGAACCTCAACGAATAAGGGGTAAAAAGCAATGAagcaaacaaaaataaaataataataataataacgaatgaatgaatgaatgaataaaattgaattgaattgaattgaatgggagggagagagagagaatgcgGCTGAATTGGGGATTCGACACGAACCAGAAAGAATCCGCGTTGAAGTTACAGAGTCGAATCCCGTCCCcgcttctctctctttttctcgtTTGAGGGAAAATAACTCTGTTCGTTAATCCGTTTTCCCAGAAAAACGAAGAGGGTGAGGTTGGGACGTTAATTTATAATAAGCTTGATCTTActcaattaaattaattaattaattagtatatatatttGGTTCTGTGTGTTCTTTTATTTGGAATGAGTGGAAATGAAAGAGGAAATGGATGAATGAAGTGTTAATGTCGGAGAGAATGGCGAAGATTTCGTtgcgagagagagagagtcaGTTAAAAAGAGTTTGTTTGGCGCCCAATTTAGACACACATGCTTaccattttttgaatttttcatcGCATCGTATATTAATATGTTCCGTTACTCAATCATTATTTTACCACTAATCCCTTCATCTACTAAatccttaaaaaaattaaaaaattaagtacacgtaaaattgataattaaaaattattaaataattcaaTGTATTTGATTATactgttaattaataattattaattatcaatttttataaaattaactgactttttatttaaaaaaaagacgatgtcaattttta
The genomic region above belongs to Arachis stenosperma cultivar V10309 chromosome 5, arast.V10309.gnm1.PFL2, whole genome shotgun sequence and contains:
- the LOC130982903 gene encoding uncharacterized protein LOC130982903; the encoded protein is MMEEEFEEFEEIEVEYACLEEDEIDPVYEFDAPQFCDFLRPETLFDDAEAEQWFETAQSHEPSPFLLKFKWRNPCADVSKAPANNGKETRPTSSNSSGSSKSKVSSFMKPTASNLAKQKNVTEVTCNQSCRIKSQDSSPNDSLLSKRQKLEAGYIKKAAHLKHQALFAHKKTEKDPSGVSAASRPKATIPKEPVLETAVRAQRHKQITDAESRENTKSSLIARPLNKKILQAPAQSVQNKKTQRAKEANGEGVLNRSSNTNTREHRRTNPSDGSRQEKCGMTNKPKGKPEDAQRSNKGERGVFRSIKVYPLEPNDKRLNYEPPIDLLSKLSLVSDVKKPAKLPSKGLKENRPGSLHQEYEYKKPAKEATCGKQYRCVLITQQAYMVELGH